A region from the Tahibacter amnicola genome encodes:
- a CDS encoding LamG domain-containing protein, producing MDSEPAPSRIRRPACLAAAWFGLSCSFAQAQLVPVDWYRMGDNDDAPVGQTLATTADLIGTKPLTINGNSVQVTADVSDAAATKVGSGRSLQFTTRDSDYASGPLLTTATDNFGLEAWVKPLSGIPGDQVIAYNGYFGLNGFGIVLKPDNKYYGQIGAATFGGSSATLGSWTHLALVRSDGLARLYVNGVAVGFVETTPPATPTLGFSIGSGLPAGASGLQGLVDEVRYFTFPPGNFVASQLLTGAKMVPTIADDGSDSLRVALATATPGQTIVISATGTIRLDSPLMIWQGVNLAGPGAQHLSISGSNTQRVIWVDELSAVPVPLHIAAVSITNGLAKGGAGGFGKSGGGGGMGAGAGLFVNRGDVTLNHVSFSGNVAQGGNGGYGGAGAYCAGGGGGLGGDGGSASSYSSSAGGGGWLGAGGSSVVSAYPHYFGGAGGGGITGAGGTPGPRSGGGGGAYDAGGNGIDTYGGAGANSIGGDGGSSAGPNGTNYQQGKPGLEFGGGGGSAFQSGGDGGRYGGGGGGSGGLGRGGAGGDFGGSGGGNGMGAPGFGGGSGGNISTTPHSAIFGGGCGGSTGAGQVCTPAPFGGPNANRFGDGYGGGGGALGAAVFVRANNGASLTWNDSSTDAGSLTPGNSNDPARRGQTSGSGLFLLGGSTTLNVGAGTRTIAGSIGGWSGDPPMLTKTGTGTLVLSGGGSALGTVSATRGELRIIGSAVALAAGRSLTVLNPATLSGTAGVSGPVILANGGSISPGDPTVAAGIGTLALGGLGWSSTGVIVMQLGQDSGAASDHLTVNGDLTMAGTGIHRFTIADGTAARICGTTYTLINFTGNTNFTPADLGYTYSGALSPISPASFFSVGDNTIRFTVYCLDNQAITNFAATPANPPYASGGTFSISATPGASSSPLVFGSDTPPVCSVSGTTVTMHSRGVCTLTANQAADTTYNPAPTESLTLHFEQFTVNASAEDAFGTINPPTQSVDYDGTATFTVVPQAGHAAMVSGDTCTVTQGSGDTWMASHITANCNVTANFTDRIFASGFQ from the coding sequence ATGGACAGCGAACCGGCACCCTCCCGAATACGCCGCCCCGCGTGCCTTGCAGCAGCATGGTTCGGCCTGTCGTGCAGCTTTGCGCAGGCGCAGCTGGTTCCCGTCGACTGGTATCGCATGGGCGATAACGACGATGCGCCGGTTGGTCAGACGCTGGCCACGACGGCGGATCTCATCGGTACCAAGCCGCTGACGATCAACGGCAACAGCGTGCAGGTCACGGCGGACGTCAGCGACGCGGCGGCGACCAAGGTCGGCAGCGGGCGCTCCCTGCAGTTCACTACGCGCGATAGCGACTACGCATCCGGCCCGTTGCTGACCACGGCCACCGACAACTTCGGACTCGAAGCCTGGGTCAAGCCGCTCAGCGGCATTCCCGGCGACCAGGTCATCGCCTACAACGGCTATTTCGGGCTCAACGGCTTCGGCATCGTGCTCAAGCCCGATAACAAGTATTACGGCCAGATCGGCGCAGCCACATTCGGTGGCTCATCCGCGACGTTGGGCAGCTGGACGCACCTGGCCCTCGTTCGTAGCGACGGTCTCGCGCGGTTGTATGTCAATGGCGTGGCAGTCGGCTTTGTGGAAACCACGCCGCCTGCCACGCCGACCCTGGGTTTCAGCATCGGCAGCGGTTTGCCGGCGGGTGCGAGCGGCCTGCAGGGGTTGGTCGACGAAGTACGCTACTTCACTTTTCCACCCGGCAACTTCGTGGCGAGCCAGCTGCTGACGGGTGCCAAGATGGTCCCGACGATCGCCGACGACGGCTCGGATTCCCTGCGTGTTGCCCTGGCCACGGCGACTCCGGGCCAGACGATCGTGATTTCCGCCACGGGCACGATACGGTTGGACAGTCCCCTCATGATCTGGCAGGGCGTGAACCTGGCGGGTCCGGGCGCGCAGCATCTGAGCATCAGCGGCTCCAATACGCAGCGCGTGATCTGGGTCGATGAACTCTCCGCGGTACCGGTACCGCTGCACATCGCCGCGGTGTCCATCACCAACGGGCTCGCCAAAGGTGGCGCGGGCGGGTTCGGCAAGTCCGGTGGCGGTGGCGGCATGGGCGCCGGTGCCGGTCTTTTCGTCAACCGGGGCGACGTCACGCTGAATCACGTGAGCTTCAGCGGAAACGTCGCACAGGGCGGCAACGGTGGTTACGGCGGCGCAGGCGCGTATTGCGCAGGCGGCGGTGGCGGACTCGGGGGCGACGGAGGCTCCGCGTCCTCCTATTCGAGCAGCGCGGGTGGCGGCGGATGGCTCGGCGCAGGTGGTTCCAGCGTCGTGTCCGCATATCCCCATTATTTCGGCGGCGCCGGAGGCGGCGGCATCACCGGCGCCGGTGGAACGCCTGGTCCGCGTTCCGGCGGCGGAGGCGGGGCCTATGACGCCGGGGGCAACGGCATTGACACCTACGGCGGCGCAGGAGCCAACAGCATCGGCGGCGACGGTGGCTCCAGCGCGGGTCCCAACGGCACCAACTATCAGCAAGGCAAGCCGGGCCTGGAATTTGGCGGTGGTGGCGGGTCGGCCTTTCAGTCAGGCGGCGACGGCGGTCGCTACGGCGGCGGCGGCGGTGGCAGTGGCGGCCTGGGACGCGGCGGTGCCGGCGGCGACTTCGGGGGCAGCGGTGGCGGCAACGGTATGGGGGCACCTGGCTTTGGCGGCGGCAGCGGCGGAAATATCTCGACCACGCCCCATAGCGCGATCTTTGGCGGCGGCTGCGGTGGCTCCACCGGAGCTGGGCAGGTGTGCACGCCAGCCCCGTTCGGCGGGCCTAACGCCAATCGATTCGGTGACGGCTACGGCGGCGGCGGCGGTGCCCTTGGCGCCGCCGTCTTCGTGCGCGCCAACAATGGGGCGAGCCTCACCTGGAACGACAGCTCGACCGATGCCGGGTCGCTGACTCCCGGCAATTCCAACGATCCCGCACGTCGAGGCCAGACGTCAGGTAGCGGACTGTTCCTCCTTGGCGGCTCCACTACGCTGAATGTCGGCGCCGGTACCCGCACAATCGCCGGTTCCATCGGCGGTTGGAGCGGCGATCCGCCAATGCTCACCAAGACCGGAACCGGCACGCTGGTGCTCTCCGGCGGCGGCAGTGCGCTGGGCACCGTTTCCGCCACCAGAGGCGAATTGCGCATCATCGGAAGCGCTGTGGCTCTGGCGGCCGGTCGTTCGCTCACGGTCCTCAACCCGGCGACCTTGAGCGGTACGGCGGGCGTGAGCGGCCCCGTGATCCTGGCCAATGGCGGCTCTATTTCGCCGGGCGATCCGACCGTCGCGGCGGGCATCGGCACCCTGGCGCTCGGCGGACTGGGCTGGAGCTCCACCGGCGTCATCGTGATGCAGCTGGGGCAGGACAGCGGTGCAGCCTCCGACCACCTGACCGTCAATGGCGACCTGACCATGGCAGGCACCGGAATCCACCGGTTCACCATCGCCGATGGCACTGCCGCGCGGATCTGTGGCACGACGTACACTCTGATCAATTTCACCGGCAATACGAACTTCACGCCGGCGGACCTGGGCTACACCTACAGCGGCGCGCTGTCGCCGATCTCTCCTGCGAGTTTCTTCAGCGTGGGCGACAACACGATCCGATTCACCGTCTACTGCCTCGACAACCAGGCCATCACGAACTTCGCCGCGACGCCGGCGAATCCACCTTACGCCAGCGGCGGCACCTTCAGTATCTCGGCCACCCCGGGCGCATCGAGCAGCCCGCTGGTGTTTGGTTCAGACACGCCGCCGGTGTGCAGCGTCAGCGGCACGACCGTGACCATGCACAGCCGCGGCGTGTGCACGCTCACTGCCAATCAGGCCGCAGACACCACCTACAATCCCGCGCCGACAGAATCGCTGACGCTGCACTTCGAACAGTTCACGGTGAATGCGAGCGCGGAAGACGCGTTCGGCACGATCAACCCGCCCACACAGTCCGTGGACTACGACGGCACCGCGACCTTCACGGTCGTACCACAAGCGGGGCATGCCGCAATGGTCAGCGGCGACACCTGCACGGTGACCCAGGGCAGCGGCGACACCTGGATGGCGAGCCACATCACGGCCAACTGCAACGTCACCGCGAACTTCACCGATCGGATATTTGCTTCCGGGTTCCAATAG
- a CDS encoding YbaN family protein: MLWLALAIVSLALGVIGIVLPILPTTPFILLAAFAAARGSTRLHAWMRNHPRFGPMLRDWEREGAVSRRAKYFATAMMFSSAVVLFLISPRWWIAAIGIATMLVVAIWLWMRPEPGLRSE, translated from the coding sequence GTGCTCTGGCTGGCGTTGGCCATCGTGTCCCTCGCGCTGGGCGTCATTGGTATCGTCCTGCCCATACTGCCCACGACCCCTTTCATCCTGCTCGCCGCCTTTGCCGCGGCACGCGGTTCGACCCGCCTGCATGCGTGGATGCGCAATCACCCGCGCTTTGGCCCGATGCTGCGTGACTGGGAGCGCGAAGGCGCCGTCAGCCGCCGCGCAAAGTACTTCGCCACGGCGATGATGTTCAGCAGCGCCGTGGTCCTGTTCCTGATCAGTCCGCGCTGGTGGATCGCTGCGATCGGTATCGCGACGATGCTGGTCGTGGCCATCTGGTTATGGATGCGGCCGGAGCCCGGGCTACGTTCCGAATAG
- a CDS encoding IS630 family transposase, which translates to MGRPISKLEISADERRELLAQLAVRKAPEDEKLRIRIVLACADGLGGEAIAKKYAVSEQTVSKWRRRYAAYRFAGLTDAPRPGRPRSVDDECVQAVIERTRKAKPTKATHWSVRSMSQASGVSATSVHRIWRAFGLKPHLTKTFKLSTDPHFVAKVRDIVGLYLAPPDRALVLCVDEKSQIQALNRTQPGLPMTFGKPATHTHDYQRHGTTSLFAALDVATGKVIGRLKRRHRSAEFLEFLNAIDRDAPKGLDIHLILDNYGTHKTEAVRSWFAQRPRYHLHFTPTSASWLNLVERFFSTLTTRWLKRGAHVSVADLERSIREYLHQHNQDPKPFTWRRTADQIIASVGRLGRAIS; encoded by the coding sequence ATGGGTCGACCGATCAGCAAGCTCGAGATCTCTGCCGATGAGCGGCGCGAATTGCTGGCGCAGCTGGCAGTACGCAAAGCGCCCGAAGACGAAAAGCTTCGGATTCGAATCGTGCTGGCGTGCGCAGATGGGCTTGGTGGGGAAGCGATTGCGAAGAAGTACGCTGTCTCGGAGCAGACGGTATCGAAGTGGCGCCGTCGCTACGCGGCGTATCGTTTTGCCGGGCTTACCGATGCCCCGCGTCCTGGTCGTCCGCGTTCGGTCGACGATGAGTGCGTGCAGGCAGTGATCGAACGCACCCGCAAAGCCAAACCCACGAAAGCCACGCATTGGAGCGTGCGTTCGATGAGCCAGGCCAGCGGCGTATCGGCGACTTCCGTGCATCGGATCTGGCGTGCGTTCGGCTTGAAGCCACATCTGACCAAGACCTTCAAGCTGTCGACCGATCCGCACTTCGTGGCCAAGGTGCGTGACATTGTGGGTTTGTATCTGGCGCCACCTGACCGGGCTTTGGTGCTGTGTGTGGATGAGAAGAGCCAGATTCAGGCGCTCAACCGCACGCAGCCTGGCCTGCCGATGACTTTCGGCAAGCCGGCAACGCATACGCATGACTACCAGCGCCACGGCACCACTTCGCTCTTCGCTGCCCTGGATGTGGCTACCGGCAAGGTGATTGGCCGCCTCAAGCGCCGCCATCGCAGTGCCGAGTTTCTCGAGTTCCTCAATGCCATCGACCGCGATGCGCCGAAAGGTCTCGACATCCATCTCATCCTCGACAACTACGGCACGCACAAGACCGAGGCGGTGCGTAGCTGGTTCGCTCAGCGTCCGCGCTACCACCTGCACTTCACCCCGACATCGGCTTCATGGCTCAACCTCGTGGAGCGCTTCTTCTCCACGTTGACCACGCGCTGGCTCAAGCGTGGCGCACACGTGAGCGTCGCCGACCTCGAACGATCCATTCGCGAATACCTGCACCAACACAACCAAGATCCAAAGCCTTTCACTTGGCGACGCACTGCCGACCAGATCATCGCGAGTGTCGGTCGGCTGGGGCGCGCAATTAGTTAA
- a CDS encoding IS5 family transposase, giving the protein MRTPDVQQLGLFSYVSVEARVPPDHPIRQLRELVDGILANMDELFESRYARIGRPSIPPERLLRASLLQVVYSVRSERLLMEQLDYNLLFRWFVGLNIDDRVWDHSTFSFNRDRLFDEEIAQRFFDHTVLVAQLKQLVSNEHFSVDGTLLEAWASHKSFRPKDGDGSDDSGNFHGQKRSNETHESTTDPDARLMRKGAGKEAKLCYQASTLMENRNGLLVGVDVRHATGTSERESGLLLVDEMLLGAGCTLGADKAYDTHAFVAALKERGIKPHVAQNNSHRRSAVDGRTASSKGYAISQRVRKKIEQGFGWVKTIGELRKLTRVGLPAVRAWVTWTFAAYNLIRIGGIQGWWNPSPT; this is encoded by the coding sequence ATGCGAACACCGGACGTTCAGCAACTCGGATTGTTCTCCTACGTATCGGTCGAGGCACGCGTTCCGCCGGATCATCCCATTCGTCAGTTGCGGGAATTGGTTGACGGAATCTTGGCAAATATGGACGAACTATTCGAGTCGCGTTATGCCAGGATCGGGCGGCCGTCCATTCCGCCGGAACGGTTGCTTCGTGCATCGCTGTTGCAGGTCGTGTACAGCGTACGCAGCGAGCGACTGCTGATGGAACAGCTGGACTACAACCTTCTGTTTCGCTGGTTTGTTGGCCTGAATATCGACGATCGAGTATGGGACCATTCCACCTTCTCGTTCAATCGAGATCGGTTGTTCGATGAAGAGATCGCCCAACGATTTTTCGATCACACCGTGTTGGTGGCGCAGCTCAAACAGCTGGTGAGTAACGAGCACTTTTCGGTGGACGGAACACTGTTGGAGGCTTGGGCCTCTCACAAAAGCTTTCGCCCGAAGGACGGCGACGGTAGCGATGACAGCGGAAACTTTCACGGTCAAAAGCGCAGTAACGAAACACACGAATCTACGACGGATCCCGACGCACGCTTGATGCGCAAAGGTGCTGGCAAGGAAGCCAAGCTGTGCTACCAAGCCAGCACATTGATGGAGAACCGGAACGGTCTGCTGGTGGGAGTTGATGTACGCCATGCGACTGGGACATCCGAGCGAGAAAGCGGCCTGTTGCTGGTCGACGAAATGCTCCTGGGCGCCGGATGCACATTGGGTGCAGACAAAGCCTATGACACTCATGCTTTCGTAGCCGCGTTGAAGGAGCGTGGTATCAAGCCTCACGTTGCCCAGAACAATAGCCACCGTCGAAGTGCAGTTGACGGACGCACCGCATCAAGCAAGGGATACGCGATCAGCCAGCGGGTTCGAAAGAAGATCGAGCAAGGATTTGGTTGGGTCAAGACCATCGGTGAACTTCGAAAGCTGACTCGCGTGGGACTTCCGGCTGTGCGCGCATGGGTTACTTGGACATTCGCCGCCTACAACTTGATCCGCATCGGTGGCATCCAAGGATGGTGGAATCCTTCGCCGACGTAG
- a CDS encoding hemerythrin domain-containing protein, producing MPARKQTSATNARKAASNTRSTASKQTRNAKKSASKSGEAGATANGGQISVATLLKKDHRKVEALFERYATLQSTQEKADAVREICTELIIHARLEEEIFYPACRENGVEDERLDQAQVEHDSAKVLITELMLSEPDTPYYDAKVAVLKEQVQHHVREEEQSSKGILAKAAVAGVDMNELGQKVQARKQELMTTGGSMRVPQPVSLQFAAGDNNQEKTMASQYRGRDERGRNDDDRNGSRGRGQGRDEQGRFESDDRGSDRYSRSRDDDDDRSRGRGRDESGRFESDDRGSSRSSRSRNDDDSRSSRSRDDDDDGRGHGRGGWFGDSRGHSEAAREGWRNRDDDDRSSRSRSDDDNRRSQSRDDDDNRRSRSRDDDDDGRGHGRGGWFGDSRGHSEAAREGWRNRDDDDRSSRSRSDDDSRSSRSRNDDDNRRSQSRDDDSRRSRSRDDDDDGRGQGRGWFGDSRGHSEAAREGWRNRDDDDRSQRSRGDDDRQSRSSRSRDDERGDDRSDGRGGWFGDSRGHSEAARRGWQNR from the coding sequence ATGCCAGCACGAAAGCAAACTTCAGCGACAAACGCCAGGAAAGCAGCATCAAATACCCGATCGACCGCGTCGAAACAGACGCGGAATGCGAAGAAGTCAGCCAGCAAATCCGGAGAGGCAGGCGCCACAGCGAATGGCGGCCAGATCAGCGTCGCCACGCTGCTTAAAAAGGACCACCGGAAAGTCGAAGCGCTCTTCGAACGATACGCCACATTGCAATCCACGCAGGAAAAGGCGGACGCGGTCCGCGAGATCTGCACCGAGCTGATCATCCACGCCCGCCTGGAAGAGGAGATCTTCTATCCAGCGTGTCGCGAGAACGGTGTGGAAGACGAACGCCTCGACCAGGCACAGGTAGAGCACGATTCCGCCAAAGTGCTGATCACGGAGCTGATGCTCTCCGAACCCGACACCCCGTACTACGATGCGAAGGTTGCGGTGCTCAAGGAACAGGTTCAGCACCACGTCCGCGAGGAAGAACAGTCCAGCAAGGGCATTCTCGCGAAGGCGGCGGTCGCAGGCGTCGACATGAATGAGCTCGGCCAGAAGGTGCAGGCTCGAAAACAGGAGCTGATGACCACTGGCGGCAGCATGCGCGTGCCGCAACCGGTATCGCTCCAATTTGCTGCAGGCGACAACAACCAGGAGAAGACGATGGCATCACAATATCGAGGCAGGGATGAGCGTGGCCGCAACGACGATGATCGCAACGGTTCACGCGGGCGCGGGCAAGGCCGCGATGAACAGGGCCGTTTTGAGAGCGACGACCGCGGATCCGACCGCTACAGCCGCTCACGCGACGACGATGACGACCGCTCACGCGGCCGCGGCCGCGACGAATCCGGACGTTTCGAAAGCGATGACCGCGGTTCGAGCCGTTCCAGCCGTTCGCGCAACGATGATGATTCCCGCAGTTCCCGCTCCCGCGACGACGACGATGACGGCCGCGGACATGGCCGCGGTGGCTGGTTCGGCGATTCGCGCGGACATTCCGAAGCCGCCCGCGAAGGCTGGCGCAACCGCGATGACGACGATCGCAGCTCGCGCTCGCGCAGCGACGACGATAACCGTCGCTCCCAGTCACGCGACGACGATGACAACCGCCGTTCGCGCTCGCGCGACGATGACGACGATGGCCGTGGCCATGGTCGCGGCGGCTGGTTCGGCGATTCACGCGGCCACTCGGAAGCCGCGCGCGAAGGCTGGCGCAACCGCGACGATGACGATCGCAGCTCGCGCTCCCGCAGCGATGACGACAGTCGCAGCTCACGATCGCGCAACGACGACGATAATCGTCGCTCACAGTCCCGCGACGACGACAGCCGCCGTTCGCGTTCGCGCGACGACGATGACGATGGTCGCGGCCAGGGCCGCGGCTGGTTCGGCGATTCGCGCGGACATTCCGAAGCCGCCCGCGAAGGCTGGCGCAACCGCGATGACGACGATCGCAGCCAGCGCTCCCGCGGAGACGATGACCGCCAGTCCCGCTCTTCCCGTTCGAGGGACGACGAGCGCGGCGACGACCGTAGCGACGGCCGCGGCGGTTGGTTCGGCGATTCGAGGGGTCACTCCGAAGCCGCACGGCGCGGGTGGCAGAATCGGTAA